CGGTTTCACAACAACACCGGCGAGTTCCTCGATCTCGCAACCAAGCAGCCGGTCGTCCTCACCAGCCATGGCCGCGAGCGGCATGTGATCGCAGATAGCGAGTATTTCCGCCATCTCGAAGAGGCGGCGCGCGGCGTGATCGCGGGCCACATGAATATTGAAGCTGTCGCTGCGTCCGACATGACCGAAGCCGACCGCAAGGCTTTTGCCAATGCTCGGCCTTCGGACAGCGAACTCGCCAATGACCGCTGGGAAGACTGACCGCCCCGCCGCAGGCCATATCCTCCGATACGTTTACCTCTTCGAGGAAGAGTTCAGACGGGGCCGCGACGAAGGCGTGAAGGAACGCTTCGTCGTCGTCGTGGGTGTGGGGGGGTCACGCTATCTGGTCGCCGCGATCACCACCAAGGGCGAAGGGCGCAAGAACGCCATCGTGATCCCTGATGAGATTGCACGCACAGCCGGGCTTGCTCCGGGTAGCGCGATCGTCATTTCGGAATTCAACCGCTTCACCTGGCCCGGGTTCGACATCAGGCCCCTGATGAAGCAGCCCGGGTACGTTGCCGGACGTCTCCCACCGCGGTTCACGGCAAAGATCATCGATGCCATTGCGGCCTGGGGAGCAGCTCCCGTCGATCGGGACTGATTGGCGCAACGTGCAGACAGGCCCCCTCGTGGCCTTGTCCAATTGTGCATCAACGCGAGGCCAATGGCGGCAACCCTGCGGATTGGCATCCCCAAATGGCCAAGGTCAGGTCTTCCTGACGACTGCCGCCAAGGGACGATTCGCTCCCCGAACTCGGCGAGGACGGATGATCAATCCTGCGATCAACGCCAGTGACAGCAAGCCGAGACGCGGCGAGGTTGATATTCAGGCACGCAATCCGCCCCAGTACCAACAGCACATCCGCCGCCCAGTGCCCCTGCCTCTCTGGTCGAGCTTAGGGCCAACCTGCAGAAATGCGAGCCGTGTTGCCCGGCAAGCCGGGCTGCCCGCACCACCTCGATTTCCGAGGTTTCCCGCGCGAGGGCGCGCGGTGTCCCAGCTCTCCCGCCAAGGCTCGATAAGGGCACCGGCGGACGAGCCGTCGGCACCAAGGAGGCTCTTGCAATGAACATCGTCAACCTCGTCGGCCGTCTCGCCAAGGATCCTGTCGCCCGCGATCGCAGCGACACCCGCATCACCGAACTCATCCTCGTGACCGAACGTCCGGTTATCCGCGACGGCAAGGTCCAGAAGGACCCTGAAACCGGCTACCCGGTCAAGGATGCTGAATTCCACAAGATCACCGTCTTCAACGGCCTCGGGCTTCCGCTGCGCCAGCACAAGGCCAAGGGTGACCAGCTCGCCGTGACGGGCCGCATCCACTACTCGCGCTGGCAGGACGCCGACGGCAATGACCGCTACGGCTGCGAGATCATCGCCGAGAACGTCGAGTTCCTGTGACCGGCAGGGCGGCGCGCAGGCGTCGCCCGAGCCCTTTCAAGGGGGCGACAGCTGGACACCGGTGGCGTCCAGCTTCGTCCCGCGGTGACCGCAGCTGCAGCGCAAATGCCGCGCGACGATCTCCAGCTTCATCGGGATGGATTTGGCAAAGCATCGGTCTCGGAGCGTGGCCGCTGGCACGATCACAACGCGGTGGCATCCGAGACATTCTACCTGCGCGTTGAGGCCGTGGCGAACCAGATCGGCCAGGGTATCGAGACGTTTGCTGCTCATGGCTGCGTTAGAACATTATAAGAACATGGGCTGTCAAGCGTGCTGGGTGAATGCACAATCGACCTGATCGCCAAGGTGTGTGGACCGAACAACACGACGCATTGCGCTGAAACAAAAAAGCGCAGTAATCCCGCACATTGCAACTGAGGAGCATGATGCAGTGGCACTCTTTGAGGTAGCTCTCGATGAACAGCTCGAGCACTGTCCGTCGTCAGAACATTCGGCACAACTCGCGGCGTAAATTAGCGGAGTGCGGACCTCGTCTGGGGGTTGATGTTAGGCGGCGAGCTTGCGGTGTTGCAAGCGCCGATGTTCGATGGTCTGTCGCTTGATCCTTTCGCGCTGTTTGATGATGGCTGGAGCCCTGCCGAAGTAGGCATCGGCGGGCGTCACGTTGTTCAGGCTCTCGTGGTAACGCTGGTGGTTGTAGTACTCGACGAAGGCCTCGATTTGGGCTTCGAGGTCGCCGGGCAAAAAGTAGTTTTCCAGCAGGATGCGGTTTTTCAGGGTTTGGTGCCAGCGCTCGATCTTGCCCTGGGTTTGCGGGTGCATCGGGGCACCGCGCACGTGGCTCATCTTCCGGGCCTCAATGTATTCAGCCAATTCGCCGGCGATGTAGCTGGGGCCATTATCCGACAACAGCCTGGGCTTGTGCAGCACCGTGGCGCTGTCGCAGCCCGATGCGCCAAGGGCCAGGTCGAGCGTGTCGGTCACATCCTCGGCGCGCATGTTGGTGCACAGTTTCCAGGCGATAATGTAGCGCGAGAAGTCGTCGAGCACGGTCGACAGGTACATCCAGCCCCACCCGATGATCTTGAGTGGAGTAGGAAGCGCATAAGCGCTTCCCCTCCCCGAACCGTACGTGCACCTTTCAGCGCATACGGCTCTCTATTCAACCTTGGTCCAAGGCCATGGCGACATCACGATAGCGGGAGGTGACGGTGTTTCGGAGCTCGTCCCGATAGATGTAGGGATTTCGCTCCGGATTCCGCCACCGGAACTGCATCTTCTGGCTTGTGACCAGTCGTCGCAGCGCCTTGCCGACGGCATTGCCCTGATTGCTTCGACCGTAGACCAGCCACGTCTTCGATTGGCCGGTTTCCGGCATGCGGTACCATTTACGCATCAAAGGCTTGATACGGGACCGGTACTTCTGCGCCAACCAGTGCGCCATTTTCCAGAACACGACGGTGTCGATGCGCCGGAATGTGCGCGCCGTGAAGTCGGTGAACCTGTAGAACGCAGCCCATCCCGCCAGCTGGCGGTTCAGACCGTCGATCATGTCCACCGCGGCAACCTCATGATTGCCGGAGAGAGCCTCGACCAATCGGCGAGCGAAGGTCTTGGCCTTCTCCTTGGGTATCGTTGAGACCACGGACATGCGTCCGCTCGATCCCCGCCTGCGGATAATCCGGTGCCCGAGGAACACGAACCCGTCGTCGACGTGGGTGATATGGCTCTTGTCCATATTCAACGTCAGCTTCAGGTCGTCTTCCAGAAAGGCCCGGCATTCCTCGCGGATGGCCTCGGCATGTGCCTTGGTGCCCTTGACGATGACAACGAAGTCATCGGCGTAACGGCAGTAGGCGACAGCAGGTTTCCATTGCCGGTTCTCGCGAACCGTGATGGGGCGCCCCTGCTGGATGCCGAAGTTCCATGCCCAGCGATCCTTTCGCGCCTTGTCGCTCAGGTATTTCGCCTCCAGCCACGCATCAAACTCATGGAGCATGATGTTGGACAGGAGCGGCGACAGCACGCCGCCTTGCGGTACACCTTCGCTTGAGGCGACGAACAGGCCACGGTCGACGTGGCCCGCCTTCAGGAATCGCCAGAGCAGATCAACAAACCGATCATCCCGGATTCGCCGCCGAACGCAGCGAAGCAGAAGCCGGTGGTGGACCGTATCGAAGTAGCTCGCCAGATCACCTTCGATGATCCAGCGGCCCCGCGCTCCGGCACCACTATCCTGCAACTGTATCTTCACGGTCCGGACAGCGTGATGCACGCTGCGTTCCGGCCTGAAGCCGTAGGAGAGGCGATGGAAGTCGCTTTCCCAGATCGGCTCCATGGCCATCAGCATCGCGCGCTGGACGATGCGGTCTTTCAGGGTCGGGATACCAAGTGGTCGTTTCTTGCCATTGGCTTTCGGGATATAGATTCGCCTGACCGGCTGCGGGTGATAACTCCCCGTCAGCAAGTCCGTTCGCAGACTGGCCAGCTGTTCTGCCAGTACGGCCTGCATCCGTCGCTTGTCCATTCCGTCGATGCCCGGCGTATTGGCGCCACTCGACGCCAGCACGATCCGAGCCGCCTCGGCAAGCCACGCCCGATCGGCAATGAGCCGGAGAAGGCGATCGAACTTGCGGTTCTGGTCGCTCTCGGCCCACGTCGCGAGCTTGTGCTGCATTTCGCTGATTATCAAAGGTCTTCACCTCGTTTGGTCAGGTAGTTTGCACTTC
This genomic interval from Novosphingobium sp. CECT 9465 contains the following:
- the ltrA gene encoding group II intron reverse transcriptase/maturase, whose product is MIISEMQHKLATWAESDQNRKFDRLLRLIADRAWLAEAARIVLASSGANTPGIDGMDKRRMQAVLAEQLASLRTDLLTGSYHPQPVRRIYIPKANGKKRPLGIPTLKDRIVQRAMLMAMEPIWESDFHRLSYGFRPERSVHHAVRTVKIQLQDSGAGARGRWIIEGDLASYFDTVHHRLLLRCVRRRIRDDRFVDLLWRFLKAGHVDRGLFVASSEGVPQGGVLSPLLSNIMLHEFDAWLEAKYLSDKARKDRWAWNFGIQQGRPITVRENRQWKPAVAYCRYADDFVVIVKGTKAHAEAIREECRAFLEDDLKLTLNMDKSHITHVDDGFVFLGHRIIRRRGSSGRMSVVSTIPKEKAKTFARRLVEALSGNHEVAAVDMIDGLNRQLAGWAAFYRFTDFTARTFRRIDTVVFWKMAHWLAQKYRSRIKPLMRKWYRMPETGQSKTWLVYGRSNQGNAVGKALRRLVTSQKMQFRWRNPERNPYIYRDELRNTVTSRYRDVAMALDQG
- a CDS encoding single-stranded DNA-binding protein codes for the protein MNIVNLVGRLAKDPVARDRSDTRITELILVTERPVIRDGKVQKDPETGYPVKDAEFHKITVFNGLGLPLRQHKAKGDQLAVTGRIHYSRWQDADGNDRYGCEIIAENVEFL
- a CDS encoding type II toxin-antitoxin system prevent-host-death family antitoxin, with translation MPATANEHPRVPLTRFHNNTGEFLDLATKQPVVLTSHGRERHVIADSEYFRHLEEAARGVIAGHMNIEAVAASDMTEADRKAFANARPSDSELANDRWED